A region from the Alphaproteobacteria bacterium genome encodes:
- the rsmI gene encoding 16S rRNA (cytidine(1402)-2'-O)-methyltransferase, producing MATPIGNLGDITLRALEVLRHSDLIACEDTRVTGKLLAAYGIDVPMTPYHDHNAAMARPQLLARLKEGACIALVSDAGMPLISDPGFKLVGAAIDAGIHVSVVPGASAPLAALTLSGQPVDRFLFVGFLPSKSGPRQKALADLAALPATLVFFESGPRLAESLADMTAMLAPRMAAVVRELTKLHEEVRRGGLAELAAHYRNVGPPKGEIVVVVGPPLETSAPDEQALDTLIENALASMSLRDAAEAVARGTGLPKKRVYARALALAKPRGEK from the coding sequence GTGGCGACGCCCATCGGCAACCTCGGCGACATCACGCTCAGAGCGCTCGAGGTCCTCCGTCATTCCGATCTCATCGCTTGCGAGGATACGCGGGTCACGGGAAAGCTCCTCGCGGCCTACGGCATCGACGTGCCGATGACGCCTTATCACGATCACAATGCCGCGATGGCGCGGCCGCAACTCCTGGCTCGGTTGAAGGAGGGTGCGTGCATCGCACTCGTATCCGATGCGGGCATGCCGCTTATTTCCGATCCAGGTTTCAAACTGGTGGGTGCCGCGATCGACGCGGGCATACACGTGAGTGTGGTGCCCGGCGCTTCAGCACCCCTTGCAGCACTGACGCTCTCGGGCCAGCCGGTCGACCGCTTCCTCTTTGTCGGATTTCTGCCGTCGAAGTCGGGACCGCGGCAGAAGGCGCTTGCGGATTTGGCGGCCCTCCCGGCGACCCTCGTGTTCTTCGAAAGCGGACCGCGTCTCGCCGAATCCCTTGCCGATATGACGGCAATGCTCGCCCCGCGCATGGCGGCGGTCGTTCGTGAGCTGACCAAGCTTCACGAGGAAGTTCGCCGCGGTGGGCTTGCGGAGCTCGCCGCTCATTACCGCAACGTCGGGCCGCCGAAAGGCGAAATCGTGGTCGTCGTCGGGCCGCCGCTCGAAACCTCCGCGCCCGATGAACAGGCGCTCGATACGCTTATCGAGAATGCGTTGGCGAGCATGAGTCTCCGCGATGCGGCCGAGGCCGTTGCGCGCGGCACTGGGTTGCCGAAGAAGCGCGTTTATGCACGCGCCCTCGCACTCGCAAAACCGCGCGGCGAAAAATGA
- a CDS encoding penicillin-binding protein activator yields MRHSLKSPWSGMQRVRVAAFAAAFVLAACHGSNLGDKQPRPQGTPQAGAAATGDQGLKLPPGAVEVQPLNTGAAAAPPAAASGAGENPQAVKVGLLLPLSGNSAPLGRALLNSAELAVFETAGKNFALLPRDTEGSPEGAARAARAVLDDGAKLILGPLFAEEVLAVAPLARSAGVNVIAFSTDERVAGEGVFLMGFLPRTQVKRIVVYAHAQGINRFAAVVPDTPYGQAIASLLRDTVGEAGASIAGIESYNPAANNAAEVVRRLANYDSRHAALLAQRKQLEGKTDEVSRQALQRLQTQDTVGDVDFDAVMLPEGGERLLALAPLLPYYDIDPSRVRLLGTGLWDDPRVRKEPALLGGWYVAPDPNLRGDYDQRYAKLYDAPTPPRIATLGYDAAALAAALAKSGGEAGFSAQALTNPNGFSGVDGIFRFNEDGRNERGLAVLEVHGDAPTVMSPAPVSFATE; encoded by the coding sequence TTGCGTCATTCCCTCAAGAGTCCGTGGTCGGGGATGCAGCGCGTGCGCGTCGCGGCATTCGCGGCTGCATTCGTGTTGGCCGCTTGCCACGGCTCGAACCTAGGCGATAAGCAGCCCCGTCCGCAAGGAACACCCCAGGCGGGCGCAGCAGCGACGGGCGATCAGGGATTGAAGTTGCCGCCAGGCGCGGTGGAGGTCCAGCCCCTCAATACGGGTGCAGCAGCGGCGCCGCCAGCGGCGGCGTCGGGTGCGGGTGAAAATCCTCAAGCGGTCAAGGTCGGGCTTCTCCTGCCGTTGAGCGGAAACAGCGCACCCCTTGGCAGGGCTCTCCTCAATTCGGCCGAGCTTGCCGTGTTCGAGACGGCCGGCAAGAATTTCGCACTCCTCCCGCGCGATACCGAAGGTAGCCCGGAGGGTGCGGCGCGTGCAGCCCGCGCGGTTCTCGACGACGGCGCCAAGCTGATCCTAGGTCCGCTTTTCGCGGAGGAGGTTCTCGCCGTGGCCCCACTTGCGCGCTCCGCCGGCGTCAACGTGATCGCATTCTCGACCGACGAACGCGTGGCGGGCGAGGGCGTCTTCCTGATGGGCTTCCTGCCCCGCACTCAGGTGAAGCGGATCGTGGTCTATGCGCACGCGCAAGGGATCAACCGTTTCGCGGCGGTGGTCCCTGACACACCCTATGGCCAAGCGATCGCCTCCTTGTTGCGTGACACCGTGGGCGAAGCGGGCGCTTCGATCGCCGGGATCGAAAGCTACAATCCGGCCGCCAACAATGCGGCCGAAGTAGTTCGCCGCCTCGCCAACTATGACAGCCGTCACGCAGCCCTTTTGGCACAGCGCAAACAACTCGAGGGGAAGACCGACGAGGTTTCACGTCAGGCACTTCAACGCCTGCAGACTCAAGATACGGTCGGCGACGTCGATTTCGATGCCGTCATGCTGCCCGAGGGCGGAGAGCGCTTGCTGGCGCTCGCTCCGTTGCTCCCCTATTACGACATCGATCCTTCCCGCGTGCGATTGCTTGGCACGGGGCTTTGGGACGACCCGCGGGTGCGCAAGGAGCCGGCTCTCCTCGGGGGCTGGTACGTCGCCCCCGATCCGAACCTGCGCGGCGACTACGATCAGCGCTATGCCAAGCTCTACGACGCCCCGACCCCGCCGCGGATCGCAACGCTCGGCTATGACGCGGCGGCACTCGCCGCAGCACTCGCGAAAAGCGGGGGCGAAGCCGGATTCAGCGCGCAAGCACTCACCAATCCGAACGGCTTTTCCGGCGTCGACGGTATATTTCGGTTCAATGAGGATGGGCGAAATGAGCGCGGCCTCGCTGTGCTCGAAGTGCATGGCGACGCTCCTACCGTCATGAGCCCCGCACCCGTGAGCTTCGCGACCGAGTAG
- the rdgB gene encoding RdgB/HAM1 family non-canonical purine NTP pyrophosphatase, with translation MARRFAGDRLVIASHNAGKVREIGDLLARYDVTTIAAIELTLAEPEETGATFVANAEIKAVAAARAAQLPALADDSGLVVPALGGAPGINSARWAGRQRNFTKAMARLEREMSDKDDRAAYFVCALSLAWPDGHTESVEGRADGVLVFPPRGDRGFGYDPVFQPAGYRITYGEMEPAAKLAINHRSDAFRKLLAVCFDA, from the coding sequence ATGGCCAGACGATTCGCGGGCGACCGGCTCGTGATCGCCAGCCACAATGCCGGCAAGGTTCGCGAGATTGGCGATCTCTTGGCGCGCTACGATGTCACCACGATCGCGGCCATCGAACTGACGCTGGCCGAGCCGGAGGAAACCGGCGCCACTTTCGTCGCAAACGCTGAAATCAAGGCGGTCGCTGCCGCGCGCGCGGCGCAGCTGCCGGCACTCGCCGACGATTCCGGTCTCGTCGTCCCGGCACTCGGCGGCGCACCCGGCATCAATTCGGCCCGGTGGGCCGGTCGCCAACGAAACTTCACCAAGGCCATGGCCCGCCTGGAGCGGGAAATGTCGGACAAGGATGACCGTGCCGCTTATTTCGTGTGCGCGCTGAGCCTTGCGTGGCCTGATGGACATACCGAAAGCGTGGAGGGGCGCGCGGATGGCGTTTTGGTCTTCCCGCCGCGCGGCGACAGGGGTTTCGGTTACGACCCGGTGTTTCAGCCGGCCGGCTATCGGATCACCTACGGCGAGATGGAGCCTGCAGCGAAACTTGCCATCAACCATCGCTCCGATGCGTTCCGCAAGCTGCTCGCCGTTTGTTTCGACGCATGA
- the hemW gene encoding radical SAM family heme chaperone HemW, with amino-acid sequence MGPASNASAVADAGFGVYVHWPFCLAKCPYCDFNSHVRDRIDQARWRNALLSELDHFAAHTAGRTVTSVFFGGGTPSLMAPETVAAVLDRIARHWRPDAALEVTLEANPTSVEAGRFSGYAGAGVNRISLGVQALDDAQLRFLGRRHSRAEALAALALARRNFTRVSFDLIYARPNQTPKDWQEELRTALEYVADHVSLYQLTIEAGTSFEQAHARGDFAMPDEDTASALYESTAEILGCRDLHAYEISNYARPGAECRHNLTYWRYGDYVGVGPGAHGRLTIEGEKIATRQHRAPERWLESVERSGHATRQRLPLTREERFEEMLMMGLRLSEGVGRERVSREFGSRIEALVGADRLAILIEGGFLVLDERSLRATASGRQRLDAVLASLIA; translated from the coding sequence ATGGGACCGGCGTCCAATGCTAGCGCCGTCGCCGATGCGGGTTTCGGCGTTTACGTCCACTGGCCTTTCTGCCTCGCGAAGTGCCCCTATTGCGATTTCAACAGCCATGTGCGGGATCGCATCGATCAGGCGCGCTGGCGCAACGCCCTTCTCTCGGAGCTCGACCACTTCGCTGCGCACACGGCGGGACGAACGGTGACGAGCGTCTTTTTCGGCGGTGGCACGCCGTCGCTGATGGCGCCCGAGACCGTCGCGGCCGTGCTCGATCGGATTGCACGGCACTGGCGACCCGACGCAGCGCTCGAGGTCACGCTCGAGGCCAACCCGACATCGGTCGAGGCAGGCCGTTTCTCGGGTTACGCCGGCGCTGGCGTGAACCGGATCTCGCTCGGCGTGCAGGCGCTCGACGACGCTCAGCTTCGCTTCCTCGGCCGCCGGCATTCGCGCGCCGAGGCGCTTGCGGCACTGGCGCTTGCCCGGCGGAATTTCACGCGCGTGAGCTTCGATCTCATCTATGCGCGGCCGAACCAAACGCCGAAAGACTGGCAAGAAGAGCTTCGCACCGCCCTCGAATATGTCGCCGACCATGTTTCGCTCTATCAACTCACCATCGAGGCCGGTACGAGTTTCGAGCAAGCCCATGCGCGCGGCGATTTCGCGATGCCCGACGAAGACACGGCATCGGCACTTTACGAATCGACCGCCGAGATACTCGGTTGCCGGGATCTCCACGCATACGAAATTTCCAACTACGCCCGGCCAGGGGCGGAGTGCCGCCACAATCTCACTTATTGGCGCTACGGCGATTATGTCGGCGTCGGCCCGGGTGCGCATGGCCGACTTACCATCGAGGGCGAGAAGATCGCAACGCGTCAACATCGAGCACCCGAGCGATGGCTGGAGTCGGTCGAACGTTCCGGTCACGCAACGCGGCAGCGCCTTCCGCTCACACGGGAAGAGCGATTCGAGGAGATGTTGATGATGGGCTTGCGGTTGAGCGAAGGCGTTGGCCGTGAGCGTGTCAGCCGCGAGTTCGGCAGCCGGATCGAAGCGCTTGTCGGCGCCGATCGCCTCGCAATCCTGATCGAGGGCGGCTTTCTCGTCCTCGACGAGCGTTCATTGCGCGCGACCGCTTCCGGGCGGCAGCGGCTCGACGCCGTGCTGGCGTCCCTTATCGCCTGA